A portion of the Bacteroidota bacterium genome contains these proteins:
- the dut gene encoding dUTP diphosphatase, with product MKIKVINKSKHPLPQYATGSSAGVDLRANIDSAIVLRSLERAIVPTGLFIELPAGYEAQIRPRSGLAAKNGLTVLNSPGTIDADYRGEIKVILVNLSKEDFTINDGERIAQMVIAKHEQAEWIEVQELIDTERGAGGFGHTGTK from the coding sequence ATGAAAATTAAGGTTATAAATAAGTCAAAGCATCCTCTGCCACAATATGCAACAGGTTCATCGGCAGGAGTTGACCTGCGTGCGAATATTGATTCGGCAATCGTTTTAAGATCATTGGAACGGGCAATTGTTCCTACCGGTTTATTCATTGAATTACCTGCCGGGTATGAAGCACAGATCCGTCCCCGCAGCGGATTGGCAGCGAAAAATGGCTTAACTGTACTTAACTCACCCGGTACTATTGATGCCGATTACAGGGGCGAGATTAAAGTCATTTTGGTTAATCTATCCAAAGAAGATTTTACTATTAATGATGGTGAACGCATCGCACAAATGGTAATCGCAAAACATGAACAGGCCGAATGGATTGAAGTGCAGGAATTAATCGATACCGAACGCGGCGCGGGAGGATTTGGACATACGGGAACGAAGTAA
- a CDS encoding enoyl-CoA hydratase/isomerase family protein — MPFENLLTKTENGVHTIIINRPDKLNALNKKTVQEIGAAVKEAIADSIVKGIIITGAGPKSFVAGADISEFVGLSVEQGKAMAKAGQDVFKLIEESPKPIIAAVNGFALGGGCELAMSCHLRIASDNAKFGQPEVNLGLIAGYGGTQRLTQLIGKARSLELHMTADILTAQQALQFGLVNYVISPDQLMTKCLELLEKIKTKAPLAIAGVIASVNMYYTDGVNGFDAEVNEFGKCFSTTDFKEGTAAFLEKRKANFAGK; from the coding sequence ATGCCATTTGAAAACCTCCTCACAAAAACTGAAAACGGGGTCCATACTATTATTATCAACCGGCCCGATAAACTAAACGCTTTAAATAAAAAAACTGTACAAGAGATCGGTGCTGCTGTTAAAGAAGCCATTGCTGATAGTATAGTTAAAGGCATTATTATTACGGGTGCCGGGCCAAAATCATTTGTCGCCGGGGCTGATATATCCGAATTTGTCGGTCTTAGTGTTGAACAAGGCAAAGCAATGGCAAAAGCGGGGCAGGATGTATTTAAACTCATCGAAGAGTCGCCAAAACCTATAATTGCTGCCGTAAATGGCTTTGCTTTAGGAGGAGGCTGTGAACTGGCTATGTCATGCCATTTAAGGATTGCAAGTGATAATGCTAAATTCGGTCAGCCCGAAGTAAATCTCGGATTAATAGCCGGCTATGGAGGAACGCAACGATTGACACAATTGATAGGAAAAGCCAGGTCACTGGAACTGCACATGACAGCCGATATACTGACAGCGCAACAGGCACTGCAATTTGGCCTAGTCAATTACGTTATATCACCTGATCAATTGATGACCAAATGCCTTGAATTGCTCGAAAAAATAAAAACGAAAGCCCCCTTAGCCATTGCCGGAGTTATAGCAAGTGTTAATATGTATTATACAGATGGAGTAAATGGGTTTGACGCTGAAGTAAATGAATTTGGCAAATGCTTTTCCACAACTGATTTTAAAGAAGGCACAGCCGCCTTTTTAGAAAAACGCAAAGCAAATTTTGCCGGGAAATAA
- a CDS encoding oligosaccharide flippase family protein, protein MSTLKKLAGQTAVYGLSTIVGRLLNYLLVPLYTYNFSTSEYGVVTEMYAYISFLIIVVTYGMETALFNFSASEENKDKVYSTALISVLVSTAVFISLVILFADPLAVMIKHPQHADYVLWVILIIGLDAFTSIPFAKLREQNKAGRFAFIKIINIAINIALNIFFIAICKNAYNNPSSTFYSIANAVYSPEIGVGYVFISNLAASFVVLLLLFPEVVRIKYTFDRELWKRMMTYALPLLLAGLAGMTNETMDRILLKYMLPKDIAESQVGIYGACYKISILMTIFVQTFRYAAEPFFFSNSREKNSKELYADVMKYFIIACSFIFLATMLNLSWIQYFVGKEFRSGLDVVPILLIANLCLGAFFNLSIWYKLTNKTKFGAYLTGLGAVITLTLNFLLIPVMGFMGSAWATLTCYVTMMIASYFLGNKHFPVNYNLKRILGYLTLSLALYFTGYYLIPGNSALTIALNNLLVLLFISTVYFLERDGIKKLINNEN, encoded by the coding sequence TTGAGTACACTTAAAAAATTAGCGGGACAAACAGCGGTATATGGTTTAAGCACCATAGTCGGACGACTATTGAATTACCTCCTTGTTCCGCTTTATACATATAACTTCAGTACCAGCGAATATGGCGTGGTTACAGAAATGTACGCCTATATTTCATTTCTTATTATTGTTGTTACATATGGAATGGAAACTGCTTTGTTTAATTTCTCCGCTTCAGAAGAAAATAAAGATAAAGTATACAGCACCGCACTTATTTCAGTACTTGTAAGTACTGCAGTCTTTATTAGCCTGGTCATTTTATTTGCCGATCCGCTCGCAGTAATGATAAAACATCCGCAACATGCTGATTATGTTTTATGGGTCATCCTTATTATCGGGCTTGATGCATTTACATCTATCCCTTTCGCCAAGCTGCGGGAACAGAATAAAGCAGGACGGTTTGCTTTTATAAAGATCATCAACATTGCTATAAATATCGCGCTCAATATATTCTTTATCGCCATTTGTAAGAACGCGTACAATAACCCTTCAAGCACCTTTTATTCCATTGCTAACGCGGTTTATAGCCCTGAAATAGGAGTGGGTTACGTATTCATCTCCAACCTGGCAGCAAGCTTCGTGGTGTTATTGCTATTGTTCCCAGAAGTTGTAAGGATCAAATACACGTTCGACCGCGAATTGTGGAAACGGATGATGACCTATGCGTTACCACTTTTACTTGCAGGTTTAGCGGGAATGACCAATGAAACGATGGATCGCATCCTGCTTAAATATATGCTGCCAAAAGATATTGCTGAATCGCAGGTAGGTATTTACGGAGCCTGTTACAAAATATCTATACTTATGACCATTTTCGTTCAAACGTTCAGGTATGCTGCAGAACCTTTTTTCTTTTCCAATTCACGTGAAAAAAATTCAAAGGAATTATATGCTGATGTAATGAAATATTTCATTATCGCCTGTTCTTTTATTTTTCTTGCCACCATGCTAAATTTATCGTGGATACAATATTTTGTTGGCAAAGAGTTCCGATCAGGACTTGATGTAGTACCGATACTTCTGATCGCCAATCTTTGTCTTGGCGCATTCTTTAACCTTTCCATTTGGTATAAGCTGACCAACAAAACAAAGTTTGGCGCTTATTTAACAGGTCTCGGCGCCGTAATCACGCTAACACTTAATTTTCTGCTTATTCCCGTTATGGGCTTTATGGGCTCGGCATGGGCAACATTAACTTGCTATGTCACCATGATGATTGCCTCCTATTTTCTTGGCAATAAACATTTCCCTGTTAATTACAATCTGAAACGCATTTTGGGATACCTCACATTATCATTAGCTTTGTACTTTACTGGTTATTACCTCATTCCGGGAAATTCGGCCCTCACAATTGCGCTGAACAACTTGTTGGTTTTACTGTTTATTTCAACAGTATATTTCCTTGAACGTGATGGTATTAAAAAACTGATCAACAATGAAAATTAA
- a CDS encoding phosphatase PAP2 family protein, which yields MTNEIPPSRSVLAKTISYIFHPLLIPTIGLWFIFNSRSYISFIITPELQNALYVVVFIATFVFPVLSSILLLIIGRIKSLEMESPEERRIPYLLTAIYYSLGYYMLTTKVPLPEQINLMLLGANISVVLTMLINIKWKISAHTIGIGGLIGTLLGFGYQLQVNVINELILAFLIAGLIGYARLRLHAHTQSQVYVGYLVGFLCEFLLFVSL from the coding sequence ATGACAAATGAAATTCCCCCCAGTCGCTCTGTATTAGCAAAAACCATTTCGTATATATTCCACCCTCTTTTAATTCCAACCATTGGCCTTTGGTTTATTTTTAATTCCCGATCATACATCAGCTTCATTATCACCCCTGAACTGCAAAACGCCTTATATGTAGTAGTGTTTATTGCCACTTTTGTATTTCCGGTCTTAAGCAGTATACTTCTGCTTATTATAGGACGCATTAAGAGTCTGGAAATGGAAAGCCCGGAAGAAAGACGTATACCATATCTGCTCACTGCCATCTATTATTCACTCGGCTATTATATGCTTACCACAAAAGTTCCATTACCGGAGCAGATAAACCTGATGCTTTTAGGGGCAAATATATCGGTCGTGCTCACTATGCTTATTAATATTAAATGGAAAATAAGTGCGCACACCATTGGTATTGGAGGCTTAATCGGCACACTACTTGGTTTTGGGTACCAATTACAGGTTAATGTTATTAATGAATTAATATTAGCATTCCTTATCGCAGGTTTAATTGGTTATGCCCGGCTACGCCTCCATGCACATACTCAATCACAGGTTTACGTGGGTTACCTTGTAGGATTTTTGTGTGAGTTTTTATTGTTTGTTTCCTTATAG